The sequence GGTAGCCGCCAAGCGACTCGTAGTGATACGACGGCTGGGCATTGTTCATGGGATTTAGCGCGAGCGGTAGCACGCGGAAGTGCCCCGAGCCGCCAGCTTCCCGCATCTTCTGCTTCAGGAACCGATCCACGTCGTACGTGGCAATGGCCTGTTCGGCCGTGGGTGCCGTGGAGTACGCATCGGGCCCCAGGAACCGTTTGTCGACGCCCCACAGGTCGATGAGCACCACGAGCACCACAAGCGCGCCCGCCACCCAGGGCTGCAGGGTTTTGCGGCGCGCCAGCCACAGGAGGAGCGCCACCACCACGAGCACAATCATCGTGCGGGTCGCATCCGACTGAAACGCCGCCCGGCGCGCGTCTTTTTGCTTGGCCAGTTGCTGGTCAATGAAGCGCTGCACGCGCGGACTCTGGATGGGCAGGTCGGGGCGCTGCTGCTGAATGGCCCGTTCGTAGCGCTGCCGCTCGCCCGGCCGCTCAAAGTCGAAGAAGGTGTCTTTGGCCACGGTAAGCAGCAGCACAACGCCCAGGACGCTCCCAAAGACGACCAGGAGGGGCCGCGCGCGATCTGCCGCGCGGTCGCGCAGCAAGTAATTGAGCCCAAAGCCGCCCAGCACCGCAAGCAGCAGGGCCGTGATGCTGAGCCACGTTTCGGGGGCGCGGAAGGCATCGAAGAAGGGAAAGAACTCAAACATTGGGCGGTTCAGCCAGGCGGCGTGGCGCCCCAGGGCAAAGAGCGTTGTGGCAAGCGCGGCGGCGCCGAGGCCCCATACCACGCGGCGCTTCACCTTCCACAGCGCAAGCATTGCCAGGGCAAACACCGCCCCACCCACGTAGTGCGGACCGGCGGTAAACGGCTTTGGCCCCCAGTACTGCGCGGCCCCGCCAAAGGCATTTGCTATGATGAGCGTGATCAGCTCACCCACGCCCTGGCTCCATCGCATGGCGTTTTCCCAGCCCATGCTGCCGCCGCCGGCCGCCGCTGCGCCGTCGGCCAGGGCCGAGGCCGCCCCACGCACGGAATACTGCTTGTACTCGTACGTCACCCAGTACGGCTGAATGACCATGAGGAGCCCCAGCCCGGTGCCCATGGCAAGCCAGCCGGTGGCCTTGGCGATGGGCCGGGTGTCGCCTTTGCGCACCGCCCGCACCACCGCCACCAGCCACCACACCAGCGCCGCCATCAGCACGTAGTAGGTAATCTGCGGGTGCTTGGCGCGCAGCTCGGCCGCGAGGGCCGCGGCAAAGAGGAGTCCTCCGAGTAAGGACGGGCGACGCAGGGTGTAGACAAACGCCAAAAGGAGCCACGGAGCAAACGCCAGCGCCACAAACTTCGTCTGATGCCCCGCCACCAGCAAAATGGGCAGGTAGGTGGTAAACCCAAACCCGACGCTCGCCAAGAGTCCGGCCCACGTATCGCGGGTGAGGAAGAACGCCAGCAGGTACGTGCCCGCAAGCAGCAGAAAGAGGTGCGAGGTGGGCCACGCAAACGAGCGCGTCCACGTAATGAGCGTATCCACCTGGGGCACCTCCGGGCCGTACTTAATCAGGTAGCCCGGCATGCCCGCAAATGCGTTGGGCGCCCAGAGCGCGTCGTTGCCTGTCGCGTTTTGGTACTGGATCATGGCCTCGGCCATGCCGCGCCAGTTGACGATGTCGCCGCCGTACAAACTTTTTCCGCCAAAGTGGATGGGCGAAAAGAACGCCAGCGAAACGATCAGCAGAAACCCCAGCGCAATCGCGTGACGAGCGGTAGGCGAGCGGCGTCCCCAGAACGTGTCGGGGGTGCGGGGCGCGGGGCGGCGATCAGAACGAGCCATGGGGAAGGCAGCAGGTGAGAGATAGAGCGGGCGGCGGGTCTACTCAATCGCAGCCGGCGTGCGCACGTAGCCATCGTCGGTATCCGGAGCAGGCGCCAGGGCCTCCGCTCGGTCGATGCGCGGCGTCGCCACATCCTCGCGCGTGGCTTCGTCGTCAGCCGTGCGCCCGTCGTGCACATGCGTCAGCGGCGCCACGCCCGCGGTGTCCACCGCTTGGAGGGTGCGCATGTAGTCCAGAATGCGCTCCATGTCGTGCGCAATCGCTTCCTCTTCGGCCGCTGTAAACGAGAGCCGCGCGAGGCGCGCGGTGTGCCGAACGTCGTCGCGAGAAACAGCCATAGCAATCCAGAAGAAAACAAGACACACGATGCAGCCGACAGCAACGGCAGGACAAATCGCGGGTTTCCGCGCATCACCCGCGCAGCGTCGCTTCCCCGGCCCGCAACGCCCGAATGACCGCCTCGGGAGACGCGGCCGCCAGCAGCTCCTCGCGCACGTCGCTGCGCCCCACCAGCCGCGAGATGCGTCCCAGAATTTTGATGTGCTGCGACTTATCCGCCTCGGGCCCTACCAGCAGCAGCACGAGCCGTACCGGTTCGCTGTCGATGGCGCCGTAGTCGATGCCCTGCTGCGTGATGGCAAACGCCCCCACCGTCTCGCGCACCGCATCCGTTTTCGCATGGGGCAGCGCTAAGCCCTTGCCCACGCCCGTCGACATGACGGCCTCGCGTGCTTTCACGGCACGGCGCACCGCCTCGATGCTGTCAACGGCGGGATGCCCGCGCAGCACGTCCACCAACGCATCGATGACGGCATCTTTGCTCGCGCCCTCCAACGCAATGCGGATGGACGACGGCTCCAAAAGCTGGCTAATGTCGGTTGTGCGCGTCGAGGACATGACAGGTGAGAAGACCTAAACGGGCGAATATGTAGCAATGTACAAACCAGCACACACGAATGCAGCATGCCGACTTGAATACTAGCGCAATCGCCCGGCAACCGTTGCAAACCTGCAGCGGTGAATGATCGGACGCCGATAGCGCAACTGAACATCTAGTTTGGCTTGCTCCACTGCACCGAACGCATAGAAAAGCCGGACTACGCAAGCACTGCCACAAGCTCATCGGGATGGTAGGCCCTGAGAGGGCTTGGCGCGAAGTCCGCTTCGTTTCTCGTCACAACGCACGCTGCTCCGGCGTGGGCGCCCGCTGCGGCCCGATATAGATCCTCGACATCGGTAGCATTGTCGGCGCCCAAGGCGGCCCGCAGCGCACTTCGTGTCATCGGGGCAAACGTAAACGTTTCTTCCAGCACTTCGAACAGCGGACGTGGATCGACGGCATGGGGCACCGTGGCGACATACCAACATGTGGCAATGGACGTTGCAGGAACCAGACCTGTGATTTCTACACGGCCCACATAAGAGAGTAATTGTAGGGCCCCAGCATGATGAGCGCGCTAGGCACCCGCCGCGCAGCGCGCCCTTGCCTTGAATACGCAAAAAAGAGCCGTCGCGCGCCGCGTCATTCAGCAGATCCAATAAACCTGCCACCGGGTGCAACGTAACAACTAGCCTATACATTTGCTTTTTGACCCGACACCATCCAACCCTTGCCTATGGACGCCGACGCGCAACCGCAGCACACACCTATTTCCGATGTTGGCGAGTTTGGCCTCATCGCCCACCTTCGGGACACGCTTGGTCCGCCCGATGCTAACGATGAGGCCCTTGTGATGGGCATCTCGGACGATGCCGCCGTGTACCGCGTGGGCGACGGGCAGGTGCACGTGGTTACCACCGATACGCTGCTTGAAGGCATTCACTTCGACCGCTCGTTCGTCCCGCTGGAGCACCTCGGCTTTAAAGCCCTCTCGGCCAACGTGAGCGATGTGGTGGCCATGAACGCGCGCCCCCGGTATGCCACCATCAGCCTGGGCATTCCGGAGCATGTGTCGGTGGAGATGATGCGCACCCTGTACGAGGGCGTGCACCAGGCCTGCGAGGCGTACGACATGCGCGTTATTGGGGGCGACACCACCGGCGCGCACGGCCTCTCGCTTACCGTTACCGTCATTGGCGCGGCCGCCGAGGAAGACATCGTGTACCGGGGTGGCGCGCAGGTGGGCGACAAGCTCTGCGTAACGGGCGACCTGGGAGCCTCGTATGCCGGGCTCAAGGTCTTGTTGGAGCAACGCAAGCAACTGCAAGACGCCGGCGACGACTTTCAGCCCGACCTTGAGGGGCACGACTACGTCATTCGCCGCCACCTCGCGCCGCCCGCGCAGCTCCAAACCATTAAGCACTGGGCCGAAGCCGGCGTACAACCCCACGCCCTCATCGACATCTCCGACGGCCTCGCCTCCGAGGTGCACCACATCTGCCAGTCGAGTGAAACGGGCGCGCAGCTCTACGCCCCGGCGCTGCCCCTGCACCCCGGCACGCGCAACGCCGCCACCCTCTTTGGCGAAGACGTGGATACCTACGCGCTCTTCGGGGGGGAAGACTACGAGCTACTGTTTGCGCTGCCCGAGGACGACCTGCAAGCCCTTGACGCCACCACCTACACCGTCATCGGCGATGTAACGCCGCCCGACGACGGCGTACAAATCCAGCAGCCCACCGGCGAAAACATCGGTCTGCAGCCGGGCGGGTTCGATCATTTCGACGCGCCTGACGATGCCTAGCGCGCGACCGCCCGTTCTCTCCCATTCGCCTGGACGCCTATGTACGCTTGCCGCCCCTGCGACGCCATCGAAGTGGAATCGGTGGCGGCCCTGCTCGATCATGTTGCCGACCACGGCACACTCGAAAATGTGGTTGTGCAGGGCCTCGACCTCACCGACGACACGGTTGAGGCGCGGCTCCTGGACGTTTCGGCGGAGGATGCGGTGTTTTTGGGCTGCCGCTTCACCGATGCCCTCGAAGGCCACATTCACCAGACGGGCGGCACGGTCTTTCCGGCGTTTGAGGGGCTGCCGTTTCATCCGTACCGGGCGTCGCTGTACACGCCCGACGAGCTGATGCGCGGGTACGAGCGCGGGCAGTCGGCGAGCCTGGAGG comes from Salisaeta longa DSM 21114 and encodes:
- a CDS encoding YfhO family protein, whose protein sequence is MARSDRRPAPRTPDTFWGRRSPTARHAIALGFLLIVSLAFFSPIHFGGKSLYGGDIVNWRGMAEAMIQYQNATGNDALWAPNAFAGMPGYLIKYGPEVPQVDTLITWTRSFAWPTSHLFLLLAGTYLLAFFLTRDTWAGLLASVGFGFTTYLPILLVAGHQTKFVALAFAPWLLLAFVYTLRRPSLLGGLLFAAALAAELRAKHPQITYYVLMAALVWWLVAVVRAVRKGDTRPIAKATGWLAMGTGLGLLMVIQPYWVTYEYKQYSVRGAASALADGAAAAGGGSMGWENAMRWSQGVGELITLIIANAFGGAAQYWGPKPFTAGPHYVGGAVFALAMLALWKVKRRVVWGLGAAALATTLFALGRHAAWLNRPMFEFFPFFDAFRAPETWLSITALLLAVLGGFGLNYLLRDRAADRARPLLVVFGSVLGVVLLLTVAKDTFFDFERPGERQRYERAIQQQRPDLPIQSPRVQRFIDQQLAKQKDARRAAFQSDATRTMIVLVVVALLLWLARRKTLQPWVAGALVVLVVLIDLWGVDKRFLGPDAYSTAPTAEQAIATYDVDRFLKQKMREAGGSGHFRVLPLALNPMNNAQPSYHYESLGGYHGAKLRVYQDYIDHILNLDAAGPPNETALDLLNTRYIIARQQLPGTTVAYRGPQTGLRVLKNPDAVPRAFFVGQTDVVRSAEQLFARLRSPSFTPRHTALLSEPLAADIAPIDSSSTTQVTLQKHTPPELQWTVQTNKQRLLVVSEIYYPAGWRAYIDGEPVPIHRVDYLLRGVVVPPGQHTVTMRFAPVADTYGTWIAAAATVADYGGIAVLLGLRYRRRNAADAEETDDDGDSEPT
- the thiL gene encoding thiamine-phosphate kinase; its protein translation is MDADAQPQHTPISDVGEFGLIAHLRDTLGPPDANDEALVMGISDDAAVYRVGDGQVHVVTTDTLLEGIHFDRSFVPLEHLGFKALSANVSDVVAMNARPRYATISLGIPEHVSVEMMRTLYEGVHQACEAYDMRVIGGDTTGAHGLSLTVTVIGAAAEEDIVYRGGAQVGDKLCVTGDLGASYAGLKVLLEQRKQLQDAGDDFQPDLEGHDYVIRRHLAPPAQLQTIKHWAEAGVQPHALIDISDGLASEVHHICQSSETGAQLYAPALPLHPGTRNAATLFGEDVDTYALFGGEDYELLFALPEDDLQALDATTYTVIGDVTPPDDGVQIQQPTGENIGLQPGGFDHFDAPDDA
- the gatC gene encoding Asp-tRNA(Asn)/Glu-tRNA(Gln) amidotransferase subunit GatC translates to MAVSRDDVRHTARLARLSFTAAEEEAIAHDMERILDYMRTLQAVDTAGVAPLTHVHDGRTADDEATREDVATPRIDRAEALAPAPDTDDGYVRTPAAIE
- a CDS encoding PTS sugar transporter subunit IIA, giving the protein MSSTRTTDISQLLEPSSIRIALEGASKDAVIDALVDVLRGHPAVDSIEAVRRAVKAREAVMSTGVGKGLALPHAKTDAVRETVGAFAITQQGIDYGAIDSEPVRLVLLLVGPEADKSQHIKILGRISRLVGRSDVREELLAAASPEAVIRALRAGEATLRG